AGGCATTCAGCCCACGAAAATCACAACAGTGCTGTGGGGCACTGCGGCGTGGGATCATCGTGAGCTTTTCAAACCAATGGGGATGAAGCTTCGGATCATGGCGGTGGATCCCTTGTCGACGAATATAATTCTCAGCATGCTGTGTTGCGATGACGGACCTTCGCATTCGGGGTATTATGACTGAGCCTGGTGGAGGAATTTGGTGTCAACTTGTTTGGCTGTAGCTGTGCGCACATTGGAATCGCTTGGGAACGAAGAGCATGTATATAAGAGTAGGTATAGATATTTTAGGGGTAATTTATGCGGCACTCCAGCTAGATGAAATgatattaaaagtttataagaAATACAAGCGAGAATGGCAGACTACTAATTTCAAAATCAAGGTAGATAGACGGCTACGTGTTGCCTAATGAAGTGATATGGTGTACTTTAGACGATCATTTAATGTACCTTCTATATTATATAGGTATCCTTAATCATTAGACCTTTTGGTATTATTTTGCGAGATGGCGGTTaggctcttctttcttcctttaaGTGATCAGGGACCGCAATGCTAGCATGAAACTTTTGGgaatttttgctttttatttgGTTGCAATTTAGTCTCTCATAATGCATCATGTCATTCCCATCGTCATCTCGATAATCCAGCTCCAACAGTGAAAGATAACGTCAAGAATATGTAGTAAGCAGCCTTTGttgaaaaaacaaaagacggccaggaaaaaaaaagcattaaAAGacaggaaaaacaaaaacaggcATGCTCCCTTAAAAACTCTATAAAACTTTGCGGTACCATCTTTGTCCGATATCTCATCCAAATCGTTCCAAACTAACTTTGTCGTAAGATGTACCAGGTCTCTGCGGCTGTGATTTCATTTTTATGGCAGTGCCATCTTTAGAGAACGTCATTGCTCTAAATATCATATGTTCCCTGTCCACCCTTGTTGTGTGTGCATTCGCATGATGCTGgtttagaaaaaaaagaaattggaaaaaaaaagttaagaaaagggaaagtgTCGTGAGTCCTGCTCTATACAGTGGTCTCCTTGTGTCGAGACTCAGGAGCCACCAGTGACTTTTCCCACTCGTCCATCAGATTGTTGGCCGTCCTCTTAAGGTTGCTCGGGGATAAATGATGAACCACGCTAGGAAGTAGGTCCTCCAGCGCTGGTGAAAGAAGCAATGTATCGGATTTTCGCGCCCTATAGTTATTTGGCATCCACAATCAGCCCTTCATCCCTGCACACAGCATCATGAAAGCAAAACAGGAGAGAATATCCTTACGGCTtggcatcttcctcatcctcctttTCCGGAATGTCATCAATGCCACTGCTATTAACGGTAGAACCACTCCAGCGGGCAGACTTGGTGGAGACGGGGGAATCCCAGTTGGACCAATCAGTATCGTCAACAGAGTCGAAACCAAGCGGTGTCCAGGAGAATTGCTTCCCTCTCCCAGTCTTTGGCTTCAGCTCGGGGGTTCTGTTAGCTTGGGATGAGGTCGACGTGGCCGTACTGGAACCTTCATTACTGCTGGTCCTAGTGGAGGTGGTAGTATCATGGTTCGGCTTACTCGTATCTTGCTCACGAGCACTGGCGATGGACGTCGACAAGGGTCGCTGCAACTGGCCGTTGACCGGTTCATCTCCCACGGTAATCTGGCGAATATCCTCTACAAAGGCGCGGAATCCTAGCTTAAAGTCTTCGACGATGGAAGGGACGCCGACAACGGATGCTACACTTTGCTGAGACCGTGGTTGCCAGGACGAGCGTTTCGACAGGGTCGGGTTGGTGAGCTGGGCCATTCTCTGTTCCACCGTTGGGAGGGCGATCGGGTCTGCCTGTGTGACTTCATTGAGAGAGAATACGCTGTCTGTCCGGAcaggggaaagaagagacaaggtACGGGCGTGGCCGCCGCGCATCACCCTGCGGCGGGACTGTGCGGGAGTGGTTTGGCCGTGAAGGATTTGCTTCCGGCGATCCAATTCGACGCTGCGTCGTGACGCCACCAAGGCATCGTCGTCAATGCTGCCCTGGGAGCTTCCAAAGAGTTCAGCTCTCTGGCTATCACTCCTCTTGCGGTAGACCTCCTCTGAAGCCCACTGCTTCTTCAGTTTTGCCAGCTCAACCTCGGCCTGAGCAAGTTCCTCCTTCAACTCCAAGACTCTCCGCTCCTGAGCTGCAATTGCTATTATGAATTCATTTGCATTAGATGGAGAAGTCGCGACACTGGCAGGAGTCTCCAGTGGCGTTTGAGGAACAGACGAAGCCAATGCTGACGCAGTCATTATGGCCGGTGAGTCGGCCAGCCTGGGGTCATCTGCAAGCTGCAGGGCAACGGGAAGAGTAAGGGAGAGGCGGTTCTTGTGGCGAGAGACGGATGGAGATGCACGAGAGCGGCCTCGATTGAAGGAATCGCTGCGAGGAAGCGGCGGCGGAAGCATCGCATCGGTGGTATCCACggtggacgagctggacgcACTGTGCGATCGTGAGATTCCAggggaggatgaggaggatgaagcgAACGTGGTGGTTCGCGCACGTGTGGCCGTAGCCGACTCGGCAGCCGGGCTGCGATCGACCGCAGACGAGCGGAGGCGgatttcctgctgctgcgaggcCATGTCGAGATATTTCGGGAGATTGATGCGAGCTCGGAGCGACAACGATCGGACGACTAGTAGAGAGTGGCTGCCATCAACCGGACGGCGTTTGGGAGGGTGCAAATGAGTGGCTGGGCCCTGGAGGCGCCGCAAGAGAACGAAGACGACGGCTACTCGGACAAGGAGCGCTCTGTGGTGGTCCTGGTCTATCTCCTGGTATTCATCGAAGAGAGGGTGCGTGCTGCGGTCGTcgatgcagatgccaaaGTGCAGGCCACTCATGGGGCAGTCGGCGCTGATAAGGAGACGCAAAATCGGTCGCTCCCGCGTGCTGCTAGCACCGGCGGAGCCCTTTCCAGGTTCGCCCAGTCCTTGAACTTGAACTGATTGAGGCCTGTGGGTGCCGTTTCGTTTCAGCGCAGGCCACTTATTGGACGAGCGGCCGGGGTCGCCTCGCTGGTGCCCAAACGACGGCCGgggttgttttttttttcgtcaaCAAGGCGCTGTGATATTCTGGGGCTAGGCCGTCGGCTTAGTCTGGTACCAGAGTAAACAAAGGCGGTGGGTGGCGGCTGCGGGTAGAGTTGGCGGGCGAGATGTACTGGCGGAggagggaagaggaggcgaaacgaaacgaaacgacAAAACGGTCTTTTCCGGCGATGCGCAAGAGGTGAGGGGGTTcttgagtttttttttccttgcaGTCGGCGTTGACGTCGAGATCCGCCTCGTCTCCTCTTCTCGCGCAGGAGGGGGAATGTCTCGGTCAGCAGGCGAGCGATCCAGGCCAGGCGAGGCGATTTGGTGGTGAGCGCTGTGCTGTACTTGGTACCTATGGCAACCCCTGCTGTATCGTCTGGTGTTATCCTGGAGTAGCACTTGTGCGAGCGTGCTAGTTTAGAGAGGTACTCGGCCTGTATAAAAAGATTCAAGTCACCTTTACAAGCGTCGAATATGCGCTCGCCCGCGTGGTGGCCATGTATAGTAGTTATAGCAAGTTCATCGGCACCGCCTCGTACGAGGGCAGTCAGACATTCGCATTGGGCTCCCTTGCGGACAAGTCAACTGACTTGCACGCTGGAACCCGAAGCCGCCAAACCCGCCAAAGCGCAGCACATCTTCAGTGGATCGCTTGCTGTCTCTCAGGGGCTCGGCGGAGAGGGCGAGTGGGGGCACGGCCTAGCGCATGAATGCTCGATTGCAGGCTGGTGGCGGGAGCTTACAGGCGGTGCGCAGCCCAGCGACAGCTGTAGCATAGCagctgatggagatggaggggaggTCAGGCAAGCAGGCTAACATCAGTAGTACGGGTACAAGGCGTTGGGTACCGATGCCAAGTGCCATTAGGCTGTGGTACGTGCTTTCGTCCCCAGGCTCCGTACAGGTACTCGCGCCTTGGAATACGTGCTCGCCCTTGCTTTGCTTGGACTCAACTGTACTCGTAATAGCACGCAGCGTGCAGGATTCCATGCACTGCTTGAACCTCGAGACTCCCCAAATTTCCGCCATATATGGCGACTCCTGGTCAAGCGGCGCTGCCGTGTTTCGCATGACTTCTTCCTTGCGCCGTCCTGTAATAAGGGCGAGCATGATTGATTGCATGATTGATTACATGAAGACTGCGGCTGTTGTATTTTTGTTGAGTTTGTGACTGGTATCTTCCTGACTAACACgctccgccgccatcaacaaAGCTTCTCGCCTTCTCCACAGCCGGCTGCCCTCTAAGAAAGCTCCAAAGGGCTGCAGCCCATTTCACGTGCGGCCCGTTCATGTGACTTCCCGTCCATCTCGCGTCGCGTGCCCATTGATCCATGTCCCGTATCTGTCAATGTGAGTGGAGATTTCCACACGCATTCGCTTCCCGGCAGCTTCTGGTCCTATCGTGCGGCCACAGGCGCTTCCCTCCATATGCAAGCTGTGATCACGGGCATCTCGTCTCTCTTGTTCCGGGCGGTTTAAGCTTTGAGCTGGAGGGATTGTCTCGCAGCCTTGCCGATCTAGCCTTGCGATACTGTGGGGGCCTCGGACTACGGTGACTGACGCGTCATACCCATCGGCGTGAGATGTCGAGCGAAAATGCCCCTGCCGTTCTCCCTGGTCTGTGACTTGCTGGAAGAAGCCTATGCCCTTGCCACGACTCGCAAACCGTCCAACCAGGCCTTTGTGGCTTGGTGTGCTCGACATCGCAGCCGTATAGATGCACCCGACATAAATCTCGCAGCGTTGTTATCTACGCTGTTGCCCGAAAAAGAGAACAGACAGGGTATACGGTATTCAGGCAAATGGCCTTGAGCGCATCATCAGCCGTGCTTTAATGCTTGGCTCCTCTCGTATCAAGGAACTCGCTATCTATAAACAGCCCGGCCTTGGGTTAGATCTTGGTGATTGCGTAGAGCGTATCCTGAATGCTACTGTAAGCTACAACGGAATTGCCTTTATTTGGGGAAGCGGGATCTGATCCATCTCTAGCCCAATCCGACTTTCCCAGAAACGCTTCAGGTGACTGTTGAGGAAATCGATGAGGCTTTGCACTCCGTTGCAGCCAAAGTGAAATGGAGCTCGCCGGCTATAAGAGCCTCAGACGCTAGCTTTGCCGAATCACCTGCTCGCAGCGTGCTGGAGACGATTTATAGACGGCTCTCTGCTAGAGATGCCAAGTGGTTTACGAGACTTGTTCTCAAGGACTTTCAGCCCCTGGTATTTGATGCATACCAAGTGTATCGTTCTTGTGACCCAGTTTTACCATCAATCTTGCAAATCCGCCAAGACTTTACTATTGCTATCAAAACTATACAAAGACTTAGGAAAGACGGGCAATCCTTAGAACAGGGATCAGCATATATTGATCGAAAATGTTTGGCACTGGTCAAGCCACAGCTGTCAACCAAAGTGGGGAGGCAGCAATGGTTCAAAGCTCGCAGCATAAAACATTGCATTGACATGTGCACAGGCTTGATGAGCGTTGAGGCTAAAGTTGATGGGGAATACTGCCAAATCCATGTTGATGTCAGCAGAGGCCGGCGCGGCGTTCAAATCTTTTCCAAGAGTGGGAAAGATAGCACCGAAGACAGAAAGCGTCTAATTGGGTATTTACATGCTATCAACACTACTACTGAATTGTTAAGACTAACTGTGTAAATAGAATTATCACGGATTCCTTGGGAATAGGCAAGGCTGGATGCAGTATCAAGACAGAGTGTATCTTGGAAGGAGAATTGGTAGTTTATAGCGAGTTGGTaagttgctgttgttgacCGCAAGATAGAGCGTTTTATTGACAGAGCCACCGctttagaaaaagaaaatcctCCCTTTTCATCACATTCGAAAACATGTCACTCGTCGTGGCTGGTTCATGAATACAGCG
This portion of the Trichoderma atroviride chromosome 6, complete sequence genome encodes:
- a CDS encoding uncharacterized protein (EggNog:ENOG41); translation: MSGLHFGICIDDRSTHPLFDEYQEIDQDHHRALLVRVAVVFVLLRRLQGPATHLHPPKRRPVDGSHSLLVVRSLSLRARINLPKYLDMASQQQEIRLRSSAVDRSPAAESATATRARTTTFASSSSSSPGISRSHSASSSSTVDTTDAMLPPPLPRSDSFNRGRSRASPSVSRHKNRLSLTLPVALQLADDPRLADSPAIMTASALASSVPQTPLETPASVATSPSNANEFIIAIAAQERRVLELKEELAQAEVELAKLKKQWASEEVYRKRSDSQRAELFGSSQGSIDDDALVASRRSVELDRRKQILHGQTTPAQSRRRVMRGGHARTLSLLSPVRTDSVFSLNEVTQADPIALPTVEQRMAQLTNPTLSKRSSWQPRSQQSVASVVGVPSIVEDFKLGFRAFVEDIRQITVGDEPVNGQLQRPLSTSIASAREQDTSKPNHDTTTSTRTSSNEGSSTATSTSSQANRTPELKPKTGRGKQFSWTPLGFDSVDDTDWSNWDSPVSTKSARWSGSTVNSSGIDDIPEKEDEEDAKPARKSDTLLLSPALEDLLPSVVHHLSPSNLKRTANNLMDEWEKSLVAPESRHKETTV
- a CDS encoding uncharacterized protein (EggNog:ENOG41), producing the protein MSGLHFGICIDDRSTHPLFDEYQEIDQDHHRALLVRVAVVFVLLRRLQGPATHLHPPKRRPVDGSHSLLVVRSLSLRARINLPKYLDMASQQQEIRLRSSAVDRSPAAESATATRARTTTFASSSSSSPGISRSHSASSSSTVDTTDAMLPPPLPRSDSFNRGRSRASPSVSRHKNRLSLTLPVALQLADDPRLADSPAIMTASALASSVPQTPLETPASVATSPSNANEFIIAIAAQERRVLELKEELAQAEVELAKLKKQWASEEVYRKRSDSQRAELFGSSQGSIDDDALVASRRSVELDRRKQILHGQTTPAQSRRRVMRGGHARTLSLLSPVRTDSVFSLNEVTQADPIALPTVEQRMAQLTNPTLSKRSSWQPRSQQSVASVVGVPSIVEDFKLGFRAFVEDIRQITVGDEPVNGQLQRPLSTSIASAREQDTIRPRRPHPKLTEPPS